The following proteins come from a genomic window of Candidatus Neomarinimicrobiota bacterium:
- a CDS encoding cytochrome-c oxidase has protein sequence MAMEGIKMSSSKSIMSTHIFSTDHKTIGKQFLFLGIFFLLFGGFQAMLIRWQLAYPEQPVPWWLFGSIVNGEAGMITPDVYNQLFTMHGTIMIFWAITPLLIGAFGNFVIPLQIGAKDMAFPTLNMLSFWTFFLSGVVLLVSYFLPLGVASGGWTSYPPLSLPAGGIPGLGQAFWTLSITLMGVATMMGAINYVITVIRLRAPGMTYFRMPLSVWGLWLASILNVIFVPVIAAGLIMLLTDQLLGTQFFLAGRLAAGGGGDPLLFQHVFWIFGHPEVYILILPVWGIVSELLSVFSRKPAFGAKITVICMSTIVVLSSVVWGHHMYTTGMSPLLGKTFMFLTLLISIPSSIFFFNWLATLWRGSLHFDPPMLHTMAVIWVFAIGGLTGLYNATVTADIYLHDTMFVVGHFHYTMAASVLFGGYAAIAYWYPRMFGRMLNPLLSKIHFWGTFISINLVFFNMMATGYAGQHRRLYNPGEFEFLKPLADINIFITISAFILGAFQILFLYNFIHSMVKGKVAENNPWKSNTLEWTMDYPIAHGNFSTAPQVVNGPHEYSNPNVKDADWVCQTVKIGNES, from the coding sequence ATGGCAATGGAAGGAATTAAAATGAGCAGTTCAAAATCGATTATGAGTACCCATATTTTTTCGACCGATCATAAAACGATTGGTAAACAATTTTTATTTCTCGGAATATTTTTTCTACTTTTCGGTGGATTCCAGGCCATGCTTATCCGGTGGCAGTTGGCATACCCGGAGCAGCCGGTTCCATGGTGGCTATTTGGATCTATAGTGAATGGAGAAGCGGGAATGATCACTCCTGATGTTTATAATCAATTATTTACTATGCATGGTACCATTATGATATTCTGGGCAATAACGCCATTATTAATCGGTGCTTTCGGGAATTTTGTGATTCCGCTTCAGATTGGTGCCAAGGATATGGCTTTCCCAACATTGAATATGCTCTCATTTTGGACATTCTTTCTTTCGGGAGTGGTGTTATTGGTTTCATATTTTTTACCGTTGGGTGTAGCTTCGGGTGGTTGGACTTCCTATCCACCCCTGAGTTTACCGGCAGGGGGGATACCTGGTTTGGGTCAGGCTTTCTGGACGTTGTCCATTACACTCATGGGTGTGGCCACAATGATGGGTGCCATTAATTATGTCATTACAGTCATCAGGCTCCGAGCACCGGGAATGACCTATTTTCGCATGCCCCTGTCTGTGTGGGGATTGTGGCTTGCATCCATTTTAAATGTCATTTTTGTCCCGGTCATTGCTGCTGGATTGATTATGTTATTGACTGACCAATTACTGGGAACTCAATTCTTTTTGGCAGGGCGTTTAGCCGCAGGCGGCGGCGGTGATCCTTTATTATTCCAGCATGTATTCTGGATTTTTGGACATCCAGAAGTGTATATCTTGATTTTGCCCGTATGGGGGATTGTATCTGAATTACTCTCGGTTTTTTCAAGGAAACCGGCATTTGGTGCTAAAATTACAGTTATATGTATGAGTACGATCGTGGTCCTAAGTTCAGTCGTTTGGGGGCATCATATGTACACCACGGGGATGAGTCCTTTGTTGGGGAAAACTTTTATGTTTCTAACGCTTCTAATTAGCATTCCATCCTCTATTTTCTTTTTCAACTGGTTAGCAACACTTTGGCGTGGGTCCCTTCATTTTGACCCCCCGATGTTGCATACTATGGCCGTGATTTGGGTATTTGCTATAGGTGGGCTTACAGGACTTTATAATGCGACAGTTACAGCTGATATTTATCTTCACGATACCATGTTTGTTGTGGGTCACTTCCATTACACCATGGCTGCATCTGTATTATTTGGTGGATATGCTGCAATTGCTTACTGGTATCCAAGGATGTTTGGTCGAATGCTGAACCCTCTTCTAAGTAAAATTCATTTCTGGGGAACATTTATATCGATTAATCTAGTCTTCTTTAACATGATGGCTACTGGGTATGCGGGTCAGCACCGTAGATTATATAATCCGGGTGAATTTGAATTCCTAAAGCCATTGGCAGATATCAATATTTTTATAACAATTTCGGCATTTATACTTGGTGCTTTCCAAATCTTGTTTTTATATAATTTTATTCATTCAATGGTAAAAGGAAAAGTGGCAGAAAATAATCCATGGAAATCGAATACA
- a CDS encoding hemerythrin domain-containing protein — protein MLKGLDMFKELNDGHVIKTMFTEHEHILTILDELQILREQLSSQDHSNNEKLLPQINQFSLQLISAEPHHQREEDVLFPALELLGIIGPPQVMRQEHGLIRNMKHQLKKETVEFGNNWKEQVNSLSYLIIELCDTLRQHIHKENHILYPMALQAITEDSQWDKMKIKCDEIGYCCFCPNELQELVNN, from the coding sequence ATGCTTAAAGGATTAGATATGTTTAAAGAATTAAACGACGGTCATGTAATAAAAACCATGTTTACAGAACATGAACATATTTTAACTATTTTGGATGAACTGCAAATTTTAAGAGAGCAATTATCATCACAGGATCATTCAAATAATGAAAAACTGTTACCCCAAATAAATCAATTTTCACTTCAATTAATTTCCGCTGAACCCCATCACCAACGGGAAGAAGATGTTCTTTTTCCGGCACTTGAATTATTGGGAATAATTGGTCCGCCACAAGTCATGAGGCAAGAACATGGGCTAATTCGAAATATGAAACATCAATTAAAAAAGGAAACAGTTGAATTTGGAAATAACTGGAAAGAACAGGTCAATTCACTCTCTTATTTAATTATTGAATTGTGCGACACACTTCGACAGCATATTCATAAAGAAAATCACATTTTATATCCCATGGCATTACAGGCAATCACAGAAGATTCCCAATGGGACAAAATGAAAATTAAATGTGATGAAATCGGTTATTGTTGTTTTTGTCCAAATGAATTGCAGGAATTAGTAAATAATTAA
- a CDS encoding aminotransferase class V-fold PLP-dependent enzyme produces the protein MFWPVYSFDELKTFVFNALEHNASYYDHNIMGLPATYLDPKMFPADADFLENAPFIKSFIENPNHIGLHTYEKSISSFQGTQKLELDLLRICAEEIFKAVPNNYDGYVASGGTECNMQAVWIYREYYKNVLDAKNDEIIVLFSEDTHYSLFKVCNILQLNFKLLNVDFNSREIDFEKLDNLLSELKADGVKYFITVLNMGTTMFGSIDDIDSITHLYKSHNIQFKIHVDAAFGGFIYPFTNPNNVFNFENPNVDSISVDGHKMLQAPYGTGIFLIRKGLIDNVLTEEASYIEGLDHTLCGSRSGANAIATWMILNMHGSKGLMDHMEQLIIKSDFICKSLSELDVQFFRNEFMNIVTIPSEDIPMRICEKYTLVPDTHKGQPKWWKIVVMEHVNWQLIDKFLLDVAQCNKDNLGMSLAYG, from the coding sequence ATGTTTTGGCCCGTATATTCTTTTGATGAATTAAAAACCTTTGTATTTAATGCATTGGAGCATAATGCCAGTTATTATGACCATAATATAATGGGATTACCAGCAACATATCTTGATCCAAAAATGTTTCCTGCGGATGCGGATTTTCTTGAAAATGCACCATTCATTAAATCCTTTATAGAAAACCCAAATCATATTGGACTCCATACCTATGAAAAATCAATTTCATCATTTCAGGGTACACAAAAACTTGAATTAGATTTACTCCGGATATGTGCAGAAGAGATATTTAAAGCAGTACCCAACAACTATGACGGGTATGTTGCTTCTGGCGGCACCGAATGCAATATGCAAGCTGTTTGGATTTACCGTGAATATTATAAAAATGTTTTAGATGCGAAAAATGATGAAATAATTGTATTATTCTCGGAGGATACTCATTATTCTCTTTTTAAAGTTTGTAATATTTTACAATTGAATTTCAAATTACTGAACGTTGATTTCAATAGCAGAGAAATTGATTTTGAAAAACTTGATAATTTATTGAGCGAACTGAAAGCGGATGGTGTTAAATATTTTATCACAGTATTGAATATGGGCACAACCATGTTTGGATCTATTGACGATATTGATTCGATTACTCATTTATATAAATCTCATAACATTCAATTTAAAATACATGTTGATGCTGCATTCGGAGGTTTTATTTACCCATTTACCAATCCCAATAATGTCTTCAATTTTGAGAACCCAAATGTGGATTCAATATCAGTTGATGGGCATAAAATGCTGCAGGCGCCTTATGGTACAGGGATATTCCTTATAAGAAAAGGGTTGATTGATAATGTTTTGACTGAAGAGGCCAGTTATATAGAAGGACTGGACCATACGCTTTGCGGTTCCCGTTCCGGAGCCAATGCAATTGCCACTTGGATGATTTTAAATATGCATGGATCAAAAGGTCTCATGGATCATATGGAACAATTAATAATAAAATCGGACTTTATTTGTAAATCTTTATCTGAATTAGATGTTCAGTTTTTCAGGAATGAATTCATGAATATTGTGACAATTCCTTCGGAAGATATTCCAATGAGAATCTGTGAAAAATATACTTTGGTACCTGATACGCATAAAGGCCAGCCCAAGTGGTGGAAGATTGTTGTCATGGAACACGTAAACTGGCAATTGATAGATAAATTTTTACTTGATGTTGCTCAATGTAATAAAGATAATCTTGGTATGAGTTTAGCTTATGGATAA
- a CDS encoding 4Fe-4S dicluster domain-containing protein yields the protein MNKVYNWQINRDMSYPYEGKYPERQFAAVFNINRCIACQTCTMACKSTWTFSKGQELMWWNNVETKPYGGYPQYWDVKLLNLMQKAHDRQDKTMTWNDEGEYDGMTIFEAAEKEKTQNGQSRVLGYLPEDHEWTKPNIGEDVSPPKSTKKDKMGYITDPIKLPEHKSFFFYLQRICNHCTYPACLAACPRKAIYKRDEDGVVLIDQERCRGYRKCVEACPYKKAMYNGQTKISEKCIACYPRLEGQDDHITPDGVSVETRCMASCVGKIRMQGLVKMNQDGLWTKDEENPLYWMIQKEKVALPLYPQFGTEPNIFYIPPRWAPRAYLTQMFGPGVEQAIDRYTAPSRELMAILQLFRAQREVIYKYQIKKGPKIYEKEVTLSDGSQKILNIYNDTVIGYNEQGKECVRTTVEEPMYERPGIHFNSI from the coding sequence ATGAATAAAGTCTATAATTGGCAAATAAACCGTGATATGAGTTATCCTTATGAAGGGAAATATCCAGAAAGACAATTTGCCGCCGTTTTTAATATTAATCGCTGTATTGCCTGCCAAACCTGCACCATGGCTTGCAAAAGCACCTGGACATTTTCCAAGGGACAGGAATTGATGTGGTGGAATAATGTTGAAACAAAGCCCTATGGCGGTTATCCCCAATATTGGGATGTGAAATTGCTCAACCTGATGCAAAAGGCTCATGACCGTCAAGACAAAACTATGACTTGGAACGATGAAGGTGAATATGATGGTATGACCATTTTTGAAGCAGCTGAAAAAGAAAAAACGCAAAATGGGCAATCCCGTGTTTTGGGCTATTTACCTGAAGATCATGAATGGACCAAACCCAATATTGGTGAAGATGTTTCGCCGCCCAAATCGACGAAGAAAGATAAAATGGGATATATTACCGATCCTATCAAACTGCCGGAACATAAGAGTTTCTTTTTCTATTTACAGCGAATTTGCAACCATTGCACTTATCCAGCCTGTTTGGCGGCTTGTCCAAGAAAAGCCATTTATAAACGAGATGAAGACGGTGTGGTTCTTATCGATCAGGAACGGTGTCGCGGTTATCGAAAATGTGTGGAAGCATGTCCGTACAAGAAAGCCATGTATAATGGTCAGACAAAAATTTCGGAAAAATGCATTGCTTGTTATCCCAGATTGGAAGGTCAGGATGACCATATTACACCCGATGGTGTTTCGGTAGAAACACGATGTATGGCATCTTGTGTGGGGAAAATCCGAATGCAGGGTTTAGTGAAAATGAATCAAGATGGATTGTGGACAAAAGATGAAGAAAATCCATTATACTGGATGATCCAAAAGGAAAAAGTCGCCCTGCCGCTCTATCCACAATTTGGGACTGAACCGAATATTTTTTACATCCCGCCAAGATGGGCGCCCAGAGCTTATTTGACCCAAATGTTTGGCCCGGGAGTGGAACAAGCTATCGATCGTTACACGGCGCCATCCCGTGAACTCATGGCGATTTTGCAACTTTTCCGTGCCCAACGAGAAGTGATCTATAAATACCAAATTAAAAAAGGTCCCAAGATTTATGAAAAAGAAGTCACACTTTCAGACGGTTCACAAAAGATATTAAATATATACAACGATACGGTGATCGGTTACAATGAACAGGGTAAAGAATGCGTTCGCACCACAGTGGAAGAACCCATGTATGAACGGCCGGGCATTCATTTTAATTCAATTTGA